From the genome of Deinococcus sp. AJ005, one region includes:
- the trpD gene encoding anthranilate phosphoribosyltransferase, with amino-acid sequence MNGEILSQSEAAAFMREVMAGEMSGVRMAAALAALRVRGETADEIAGFAQAMRENAVRVNVRPREVLLDVVGTGGDGAHTFNISTTTAFVVAGAGVPVAKHGNRAASSRAGSADVLEALGVNLDAPPEVIENAVNTLGVGFMFARNYHPALRHAAPVRSDLAARTVFNILGPLSNPAGATHLVVGVFKPELTRTLAEVLRLLGAKGATVVYGDGLDEFTVCGVNTVSGLRGGEIIDRTLHPEEVGLALHPRESLVGGTPAENAEITRALLTGGGTEAQRDIVALNSGAALRTAGRVNSIREGVAQAREVMNAGLGWDVLQKYAALTR; translated from the coding sequence ATGAACGGTGAAATCCTGTCTCAGTCGGAAGCGGCGGCCTTCATGCGCGAGGTGATGGCCGGGGAGATGAGTGGTGTGCGGATGGCGGCGGCGCTGGCCGCGTTGCGTGTGCGCGGCGAGACGGCGGACGAGATCGCCGGATTTGCCCAGGCCATGCGCGAGAACGCCGTGCGCGTCAATGTCCGCCCGCGCGAGGTCTTGCTGGACGTGGTGGGCACAGGGGGCGATGGGGCGCACACCTTCAATATCAGCACCACGACGGCGTTTGTGGTGGCTGGGGCGGGTGTGCCTGTCGCCAAGCACGGCAACCGCGCCGCCAGCAGCCGCGCCGGAAGTGCGGACGTGCTGGAGGCATTGGGTGTCAATCTGGACGCCCCCCCCGAAGTGATTGAAAACGCCGTGAACACGCTGGGCGTGGGCTTTATGTTCGCCCGCAATTACCACCCGGCGCTGCGCCACGCCGCCCCTGTCCGCTCGGATCTGGCGGCCCGCACGGTCTTCAACATCCTGGGGCCGCTGAGCAACCCCGCCGGGGCCACACACCTGGTAGTGGGCGTGTTCAAGCCCGAGCTGACGCGCACGCTGGCCGAAGTGCTGCGGCTGCTGGGGGCGAAGGGGGCCACCGTGGTCTACGGCGACGGTCTGGACGAATTCACCGTCTGCGGCGTCAATACCGTCTCCGGCCTGCGGGGCGGCGAGATCATTGACCGGACCCTCCACCCGGAAGAGGTGGGGCTGGCCCTGCATCCGCGCGAATCGCTGGTGGGGGGCACGCCTGCCGAGAACGCCGAGATCACCCGCGCCCTGCTGACGGGCGGTGGCACGGAGGCTCAGCGCGATATCGTGGCCCTCAATTCCGGGGCGGCGCTGCGGACGGCAGGCCGCGTGAACAGCATCCGCGAGGGCGTGGCCCAGGCCCGCGAGGTCATGAATGCGGGCCTGGGTTGGGACGTGTTGCAGAAGTACGCGGCGCTGACGCGGTAG
- the trpE gene encoding anthranilate synthase component I has translation MTQTAHPKPMTAVAVQELNADLDTPVSAYLKVTDGAKKLSFLLESVEGGERQARYSFIGVGEVGRFTLRGRTATLSGVLSRTSGAETLQTDDPLDVLYSRVLRPVELPAEKFNGLPPFFGGAVGYAAYDIIRVYEKLPDNNPDELNIPDALFIVPEGIVIFDHLRHKLYAVAISETQAEAERIVAALEADLRGPLPDVPGREKAEPMTFSSNFTPQGYQAAVSRCIEYIHAGDVFQVVPSQRFSADLTVEPFALYRALRGINPSPYLGFLNLGEVTLVASSPESLLRSDGVSIVTRPIAGTRPRGKTPAEDNALAAELLADEKERAEHLMLVDLGRNDIGRVAEYGSVTVEDAFTIERYSHVMHIVSGVRGKLRGGQTPLHALASALPMGTVSGAPKIRAMEIIDEVEPVRRGPYGGSFGYIAFDGSLDMALTLRTMVIAGGRIHIQAGAGIVADSDPVAEEEETRNKAAALMRAAERAAAGL, from the coding sequence ATGACCCAGACTGCTCACCCAAAACCGATGACCGCCGTGGCCGTGCAGGAGTTGAACGCCGATCTGGACACGCCCGTCAGCGCTTACCTGAAAGTCACAGACGGCGCGAAGAAACTGAGTTTCCTGCTGGAAAGCGTGGAGGGCGGCGAGCGTCAGGCCCGCTACTCGTTCATCGGCGTGGGCGAGGTGGGGCGCTTTACGCTGCGCGGACGCACTGCCACCCTGAGCGGCGTGTTGAGCCGTACGTCGGGGGCAGAGACGCTGCAAACCGACGATCCGCTGGACGTGCTGTACAGCCGCGTGTTGCGCCCCGTTGAATTGCCCGCCGAGAAATTCAATGGTCTGCCCCCCTTCTTCGGCGGCGCGGTGGGTTACGCCGCCTACGACATCATCCGCGTGTACGAGAAGTTGCCCGACAACAACCCCGACGAACTGAACATCCCCGACGCGCTGTTCATCGTCCCCGAGGGCATCGTTATTTTTGACCATCTGCGGCACAAGCTGTATGCGGTGGCTATCTCTGAAACGCAGGCGGAGGCCGAGCGCATTGTGGCCGCGCTGGAAGCCGACTTGCGCGGGCCTTTGCCGGATGTACCGGGGCGCGAGAAGGCCGAGCCAATGACCTTTTCCAGCAACTTCACGCCCCAGGGCTATCAGGCCGCCGTCAGCCGCTGCATTGAATACATCCATGCTGGAGATGTCTTTCAGGTGGTGCCGTCCCAGCGCTTCTCGGCGGATCTGACGGTGGAGCCGTTCGCGCTGTACCGGGCGCTGCGCGGCATCAATCCCAGCCCGTATCTGGGTTTCCTGAATCTGGGCGAGGTGACGCTGGTGGCGAGCAGCCCCGAAAGCCTGCTGCGGAGCGACGGCGTCAGCATCGTGACCCGCCCGATTGCTGGAACGCGCCCGCGTGGCAAGACTCCCGCCGAGGACAATGCGCTGGCCGCCGAACTGCTGGCCGACGAGAAGGAACGCGCCGAACACCTGATGCTGGTGGACCTGGGCCGCAACGACATCGGGCGGGTGGCCGAATACGGCAGCGTGACGGTGGAGGACGCCTTCACCATTGAGCGCTACAGCCACGTCATGCACATCGTCAGCGGCGTGCGCGGCAAGTTGCGCGGGGGGCAGACCCCTTTGCACGCCCTCGCCAGTGCGCTCCCGATGGGAACCGTATCCGGCGCACCCAAAATCCGCGCGATGGAAATCATCGATGAAGTGGAACCCGTGCGGCGCGGGCCGTATGGCGGCAGCTTCGGCTATATCGCTTTCGACGGCAGCCTGGACATGGCCCTGACCCTGCGGACGATGGTGATCGCGGGCGGCAGGATTCACATTCAGGCGGGGGCTGGCATCGTGGCCGACTCTGATCCGGTGGCGGAAGAAGAGGAAACGCGCAACAAAGCGGCGGCGCTGATGCGGGCGGCGGAACGGGCGGCGGCGGGATTGTGA
- a CDS encoding winged helix-turn-helix domain-containing protein, with protein MTQPPPPHEPSWTFLSNHSRVLLCLKRQPDATLRQVAADVGITERAVQRIVRDLEDAGILIRQRVGRRNTYQIEANRPLRHPLDAHRNVNELLELLLAGRRDSED; from the coding sequence ATGACCCAGCCCCCGCCCCCGCATGAACCCTCGTGGACATTCCTGTCGAACCACAGCCGCGTGCTGCTGTGCCTGAAACGCCAGCCGGACGCCACGCTGCGTCAGGTGGCCGCTGACGTGGGCATTACCGAACGTGCCGTGCAGCGCATCGTCCGTGATCTGGAGGACGCCGGAATATTGATCCGCCAGCGCGTGGGCCGCCGCAACACCTACCAGATCGAGGCCAACCGCCCGCTGCGGCATCCGCTGGACGCGCACCGCAATGTCAACGAATTGTTGGAGCTGCTACTGGCGGGCAGACGGGATTCCGAGGATTAG
- a CDS encoding ABC transporter substrate-binding protein produces the protein MSKTPIKRALLIAAALATASSALAAGKLEIFSWWSGDEGPALEALVKLYKEKYPTVAVDNATVSGGAGTNARAVLKTRMLGGTPPDSFQVHAGQELIGTWVVAGRMEDLSSLFKSEGWSKAFPADVLKLISTKDGIWSVPVNVHRSNVMWYNPTKLKEWGVTVPKTWPEFITTCATLKKKGVAAPLVVGENWTQQHLWENVMIGTLGAQGWENLWAGKTKFTDPKVVGAFTTFGKVMDCANKDASGLSWQQASDRIVSGQSAFNIMGDWAAGYFTTTKKLAPGTGFGWATAPGTSKTFVMLADSFGLPKGVKDRAEAMNWLKLLGSKAGQDTFNPLKGSIAARTDSDLSKYNTYSKSAATDWKNSKIVGSMTHGAVAPESFTSAFGAVIDQFVSSKNSAGAAAAAQALAVRAGFGK, from the coding sequence ATGAGCAAAACACCTATCAAGAGAGCTTTGTTGATCGCCGCCGCCCTCGCCACCGCCAGCAGCGCCCTGGCTGCCGGAAAACTGGAAATCTTCTCATGGTGGTCCGGTGATGAGGGTCCTGCGCTGGAGGCCCTGGTCAAGCTGTACAAGGAAAAGTACCCCACCGTGGCCGTGGACAATGCCACGGTCTCGGGCGGAGCCGGAACCAACGCGCGGGCGGTCCTCAAGACCCGCATGCTGGGCGGCACCCCCCCCGACTCCTTCCAGGTTCACGCCGGACAGGAACTGATCGGCACCTGGGTGGTGGCTGGGCGCATGGAAGACCTGAGCAGCCTGTTTAAATCCGAGGGCTGGAGCAAGGCGTTCCCCGCCGATGTGCTGAAACTGATCAGCACCAAGGACGGCATCTGGAGCGTGCCCGTCAACGTTCACCGCAGCAATGTGATGTGGTACAACCCTACTAAGCTCAAGGAGTGGGGCGTCACCGTTCCCAAAACCTGGCCTGAGTTCATCACCACCTGCGCCACCCTCAAGAAGAAGGGTGTGGCCGCGCCCCTTGTGGTGGGCGAGAACTGGACCCAGCAGCACCTGTGGGAGAACGTGATGATCGGTACGCTGGGCGCACAGGGTTGGGAAAACCTGTGGGCAGGCAAGACCAAGTTCACCGATCCCAAAGTCGTGGGGGCCTTTACCACCTTCGGCAAGGTCATGGACTGCGCCAACAAGGACGCCAGCGGCCTGAGCTGGCAGCAGGCCAGTGACCGGATCGTCAGCGGGCAGAGTGCGTTCAACATCATGGGCGACTGGGCCGCCGGGTACTTCACCACCACCAAGAAACTGGCCCCCGGCACTGGCTTCGGCTGGGCCACTGCCCCTGGCACCTCCAAGACCTTCGTGATGCTGGCCGATTCTTTCGGGCTGCCCAAGGGCGTCAAGGACCGCGCCGAGGCCATGAACTGGCTCAAGCTGCTGGGCAGTAAGGCAGGCCAGGACACCTTCAACCCGCTCAAGGGCAGCATCGCTGCCCGCACCGATAGTGACCTGAGCAAGTACAACACCTATTCCAAGAGCGCGGCCACCGACTGGAAGAACAGCAAGATCGTCGGGTCCATGACCCACGGCGCAGTGGCGCCCGAAAGCTTTACCAGCGCCTTCGGGGCCGTGATTGATCAGTTCGTCTCCAGCAAGAACAGCGCCGGGGCCGCTGCCGCCGCGCAGGCGCTGGCCGTCCGCGCAGGCTTCGGCAAGTAA
- a CDS encoding NADP-dependent isocitrate dehydrogenase codes for MTALKEPAQTADTQTTNTQTALVPVSVVYGDGIGPEIMGATLRILAAAGARIAPQEVRMGEALYKAGHTSGFAPDAWDSLRQTGIMLKAPITTPQGGGYKSLNVTLRKTLGLYANVRPCRAYAPYVPTHHPKMNLVIIRENEEDLYAGIEHRQTREVMQCLKLITRPGCEKIVRYAFEYARANGRKKVTALTKDNIMKMCDGLFHTVFDEISAEYPDILAEHQIIDIGTARVAARPEAYDVIVTLNLYGDIISDVAAEVAGSVGLAGSANIGDTFAMFEAIHGSAPDLAEQDAANPGGLISAAALMLGHLGQHEVAAKIQNALLCALEDGMHTQDIAGPHTKEVLGTQAFADAVIERLGNMPQHLPAVTADAQAKEMPVRQPTTPAYIDKQLVGTDVFFEWTDSGRDPEVLAAILQEAQLRNIPLKMITNRGVKVWPNGLPETFKSDHWRCRFQSDTPVKHGDLLALLIRVHDKGLDFIKTEHLYTFDGEPGYSLGQGQ; via the coding sequence ATGACTGCCCTCAAAGAGCCTGCCCAGACTGCCGACACCCAGACCACCAATACCCAGACTGCCCTCGTTCCCGTTTCTGTCGTGTACGGCGATGGCATCGGCCCGGAGATCATGGGGGCCACCCTGCGGATTCTGGCGGCAGCGGGCGCACGCATTGCCCCGCAGGAAGTCCGCATGGGCGAGGCGCTGTATAAGGCGGGCCACACCTCCGGCTTCGCGCCCGACGCCTGGGACAGCCTGCGGCAGACCGGCATCATGCTCAAAGCGCCCATTACCACGCCGCAGGGCGGGGGGTATAAGAGCCTGAACGTCACCCTCCGTAAGACGCTGGGCCTATACGCCAACGTGCGCCCCTGCCGCGCCTACGCGCCGTATGTACCGACGCACCACCCCAAAATGAATCTGGTCATCATCCGCGAGAACGAGGAAGACCTGTACGCGGGCATCGAACACCGCCAGACCCGCGAGGTGATGCAGTGCCTGAAGCTGATCACCCGCCCCGGCTGCGAGAAAATCGTGCGCTACGCCTTTGAATACGCCCGCGCCAATGGCCGCAAAAAGGTCACGGCGCTGACTAAAGACAACATTATGAAGATGTGCGACGGGCTGTTCCACACCGTCTTCGACGAGATCAGCGCCGAATACCCCGACATCCTGGCCGAACACCAGATCATCGACATCGGCACGGCGCGGGTGGCGGCGCGGCCCGAGGCATACGACGTGATCGTGACCCTCAACCTGTACGGCGACATCATCTCGGACGTGGCGGCAGAAGTGGCCGGTTCGGTGGGGCTGGCGGGCAGCGCCAACATCGGCGATACGTTTGCCATGTTCGAGGCCATCCACGGCTCGGCCCCCGATCTGGCCGAGCAGGACGCGGCCAACCCCGGCGGACTGATATCAGCGGCGGCGTTGATGCTGGGGCATCTGGGCCAGCACGAGGTGGCCGCGAAGATTCAGAACGCCCTGCTGTGCGCGCTGGAGGACGGCATGCACACCCAAGACATCGCCGGGCCGCATACGAAGGAGGTGCTGGGAACCCAGGCTTTTGCTGACGCCGTAATTGAGCGGTTGGGCAACATGCCGCAGCATCTGCCCGCCGTTACCGCCGACGCACAGGCCAAGGAAATGCCCGTCCGGCAGCCCACGACACCGGCCTACATTGACAAGCAGCTCGTCGGCACTGACGTCTTTTTTGAGTGGACCGACTCCGGGCGTGACCCAGAGGTGCTGGCCGCCATCTTGCAGGAAGCGCAACTGCGCAACATTCCGCTGAAGATGATCACCAACCGGGGCGTCAAGGTCTGGCCAAATGGGCTGCCCGAGACCTTCAAATCCGATCACTGGCGCTGCCGCTTCCAGTCGGACACCCCGGTCAAGCACGGCGATCTGCTGGCCCTGCTGATCCGCGTTCACGACAAAGGGCTGGATTTCATCAAAACCGAACACCTGTACACCTTTGACGGCGAGCCGGGCTACTCGTTGGGACAGGGACAGTAA
- the lysS gene encoding lysine--tRNA ligase encodes MSDVPASPAPQGPPRPDNLHEQTVSRLNNLDAQVAAGFEASPYSYPRTHSTRDVLAAHPAPADAEGKLEAGQEWPEETYALAGRVTLLRHMGKAAFADLTDEHGSLQLHLSKQETENFDPTKKIDLGDIIGVCGVPFVTRTGQLTLRVTSWQPLVKSLHPLPSKFHGLQDEELRARRRYLDLMINPERRAAFRTRSRAIRYIRNFLDTREFMEVEGPTLQVVAGGTEAKPFKTHHNALSHDFSLRISLELYLKRLLVGGFERVYEIGRNYRNEGIDRTHNPEFTMLEAYFAYGDYQDMMRLVEEMVSGLVQEVTGSEKLTYGGKEISFALPFKRLDFVTALKEAAGMDFEPTDLAKLREWTDAKHPELRKVPDYKLLDKLFGEYVEDNLIQPTFVTDVPLAISPLVKAHRSRPDLAERADLFVAGFELAPIYSELNDALEQRARFESQSARRDAGDDEAHEQDEDFLLALEYGMPPAAGMGMGMDRLAMLLTDSDSIRDVLLFPLLRPEGQPGEAEAET; translated from the coding sequence ATGTCTGATGTTCCCGCCTCACCCGCCCCGCAAGGCCCGCCCCGCCCCGACAACCTGCACGAGCAGACTGTCAGCCGCCTGAACAATCTGGACGCTCAGGTGGCGGCGGGCTTCGAGGCGTCGCCGTACTCGTACCCGCGCACCCACAGCACCCGCGACGTGCTGGCCGCGCATCCCGCCCCCGCCGACGCTGAAGGCAAGCTGGAAGCCGGGCAGGAATGGCCCGAGGAAACCTACGCGCTGGCTGGGCGCGTCACGCTGCTGCGGCACATGGGTAAGGCGGCTTTTGCCGATCTGACCGACGAACACGGCAGCCTGCAACTGCACCTGTCGAAGCAGGAAACCGAGAACTTCGATCCCACCAAGAAGATCGATCTGGGCGACATCATCGGCGTGTGCGGCGTGCCCTTCGTGACCCGCACCGGGCAACTGACCCTGCGCGTGACCTCGTGGCAGCCCCTGGTCAAGAGCCTGCACCCGCTGCCCAGCAAGTTTCACGGCCTTCAGGACGAGGAATTGCGCGCCCGCCGCCGCTACCTCGACCTGATGATCAACCCGGAGCGCCGCGCGGCCTTCCGCACCCGCTCGCGCGCCATCCGCTACATCCGCAACTTTCTGGACACGCGCGAGTTCATGGAGGTGGAGGGACCCACCCTGCAAGTCGTGGCGGGCGGCACCGAGGCCAAGCCGTTCAAGACCCACCACAACGCCCTGTCGCACGATTTCAGCCTGCGCATTAGCCTGGAGCTGTACCTCAAGCGGCTGCTGGTGGGCGGCTTCGAGCGCGTCTACGAGATTGGCCGCAACTACCGCAACGAGGGTATCGACCGCACCCACAACCCCGAATTCACCATGCTGGAAGCCTACTTCGCTTACGGCGACTACCAGGACATGATGCGGCTGGTAGAGGAGATGGTCTCCGGGCTGGTGCAGGAGGTCACGGGTTCCGAGAAGCTCACGTACGGGGGCAAAGAAATCAGCTTCGCGCTGCCCTTCAAGCGGCTGGATTTTGTGACCGCGCTGAAGGAAGCGGCGGGCATGGACTTTGAACCCACAGACCTCGCGAAGCTGCGCGAGTGGACCGACGCGAAGCATCCCGAACTCCGCAAGGTGCCGGATTACAAGTTGCTGGACAAGCTGTTCGGCGAGTACGTGGAAGACAACCTGATCCAACCCACCTTCGTGACCGACGTGCCGCTGGCGATCAGTCCGCTGGTCAAGGCGCACCGCAGCCGCCCCGATCTGGCCGAACGCGCCGATCTGTTCGTGGCCGGATTTGAGCTGGCCCCCATCTATTCCGAGCTGAACGACGCCTTGGAGCAACGCGCCCGTTTTGAATCCCAGAGTGCCCGCCGCGACGCCGGGGACGACGAGGCCCACGAGCAGGACGAGGACTTTCTGCTGGCGCTGGAGTACGGCATGCCGCCCGCCGCAGGCATGGGCATGGGCATGGATCGGCTGGCCATGCTGCTGACCGACTCCGACAGCATCCGTGACGTGCTGCTGTTCCCGCTGCTGCGCCCCGAAGGGCAGCCGGGTGAGGCCGAGGCAGAAACTTAA
- a CDS encoding aminodeoxychorismate/anthranilate synthase component II produces the protein MTHILLIDNYDSFTYNLVQYFGELGCELTVWRNDAFTLEDVEKLNPDAIVVSPGPCTPLEAGLSVDVIKAFAPKYPILGVCLGHQSIGEAFGATVKRAPIPVHGKTSKVAHDGQDLFAGIVGDASVTRYHSLIVEDLPPELVAIAWTTDQTPAGEYRALMALRHRDYPVFGVQFHPESIATEDGKTMIRNFVALVRESQAVRESA, from the coding sequence ATGACCCACATCCTTTTAATAGATAACTACGATTCTTTCACTTACAATCTTGTCCAATACTTCGGTGAACTGGGCTGTGAATTGACCGTCTGGCGCAACGACGCCTTCACGCTTGAGGATGTGGAGAAACTCAATCCCGATGCCATCGTGGTTTCCCCAGGTCCCTGTACGCCATTGGAAGCGGGTTTGAGCGTAGATGTGATCAAAGCCTTCGCGCCGAAATATCCAATCTTAGGCGTGTGCCTAGGCCACCAGAGCATCGGTGAGGCGTTTGGGGCCACCGTTAAGCGTGCGCCGATTCCGGTGCATGGCAAGACCAGCAAAGTCGCCCATGACGGCCAGGACCTGTTTGCCGGAATTGTGGGAGACGCCAGCGTGACCCGCTACCACAGCCTGATCGTGGAGGACCTGCCGCCGGAACTCGTGGCTATAGCTTGGACAACAGATCAAACTCCAGCGGGCGAATACCGCGCCCTCATGGCCCTGCGCCACCGCGACTACCCGGTTTTCGGCGTGCAATTTCACCCCGAAAGCATTGCTACTGAGGACGGCAAAACGATGATTCGCAATTTCGTGGCCTTGGTGCGCGAGAGTCAGGCTGTGCGGGAGAGTGCGTGA
- a CDS encoding carbohydrate ABC transporter permease: protein MTAVPQSTVSAAQARRAGGIGRAVTYLLLVVAAFFFLIPIYLVFATALKTPDSIVLATAWHWPAQLNWASFSEAWDKVGGNMLNSLFLAVTATILSALLGSLNGYALSKWRFRGANTLFALMLFGMFIPYQAVLIPLFQFIKALGLYGSIWGLILAHVVYGIPITTLIFRNFYADVPDALVEAATIDGAGFWEIYARVIFPISIPGFVVVIIWQFTQVWNEFLFAATLTNTGSQPVTYALSQLAGGQAVSWNLPMAGAILAALPTLLVYIVLGRYFVRGLLAGSVKG from the coding sequence ATGACCGCCGTTCCCCAGTCCACCGTTTCTGCTGCCCAGGCGCGCCGGGCAGGTGGCATAGGCCGCGCGGTCACGTATCTCCTGCTCGTCGTCGCCGCCTTCTTTTTCCTCATTCCCATCTATCTGGTGTTCGCCACCGCGCTCAAAACGCCGGACTCTATTGTGCTGGCCACGGCATGGCACTGGCCCGCGCAGCTCAACTGGGCCAGCTTTTCAGAGGCTTGGGACAAGGTGGGCGGCAACATGCTCAACAGCCTGTTCCTGGCCGTGACCGCCACCATCCTCAGTGCGCTGCTGGGCAGCCTGAACGGCTACGCGCTGAGCAAATGGCGCTTCCGGGGCGCAAATACCCTGTTTGCGCTGATGCTGTTCGGCATGTTCATCCCGTATCAGGCCGTGCTGATTCCACTGTTCCAGTTCATCAAGGCGCTGGGGTTGTACGGCAGCATCTGGGGCCTGATCCTGGCGCATGTGGTGTACGGCATTCCCATCACCACGCTGATCTTCCGCAACTTTTACGCCGACGTGCCCGATGCACTGGTGGAGGCCGCCACGATTGACGGCGCAGGCTTCTGGGAAATCTATGCCCGCGTCATCTTCCCGATCAGCATTCCCGGCTTCGTGGTGGTCATCATCTGGCAGTTCACGCAGGTCTGGAACGAGTTCCTGTTCGCGGCCACCCTCACCAACACGGGGAGCCAGCCCGTGACCTACGCGCTGTCGCAACTGGCGGGCGGTCAGGCGGTGTCGTGGAACCTGCCGATGGCCGGGGCGATTCTGGCGGCGCTGCCCACCCTGCTCGTGTACATCGTGCTGGGGCGGTATTTCGTGCGCGGGCTTTTGGCGGGGAGTGTGAAGGGATGA
- a CDS encoding carbohydrate ABC transporter permease, which produces MKSLSKDRLWAIAVLTPSIILIGIFVYYFIGRTIYVSLTDWGNDPAQALALNPIIRWVGLQNYTELFTGFLQGRFRQELVNTLFFTVFFIVGCLGVGLGLALILDRNPKGEGLWRTIFLFPMSLSFIVTGTIWRWMLQPQGGVNQAPTLLGGQPSSFAWLSSNDSVLKFDWNNLPLITAAVVGAVLIVVAVRAAREGQRTRTLVAAACAALLILWAVFIGPRVRLLAAPELHGFNFAMIGIIIAAVWQMSGYTMALYLAGLRGIPEELREAAKVDGAQDAQMYRFVIFPLLSPITLSAMIILGHISLKIFDLVYAMAGPDNIAASVPALNMYLTSFRQNQFALGAAIGTILLILVAFVIVPYLANQFKTEEGHS; this is translated from the coding sequence GTGAAATCCCTGAGCAAAGACCGCCTGTGGGCCATTGCCGTATTAACGCCCAGCATCATTCTGATCGGCATTTTCGTGTACTACTTCATCGGGCGCACCATTTATGTCAGCCTGACCGACTGGGGCAACGATCCGGCGCAGGCGCTGGCCCTGAACCCGATTATTCGCTGGGTGGGCCTGCAAAACTACACCGAACTGTTCACCGGCTTTCTGCAAGGCCGCTTCCGGCAGGAACTGGTCAACACGCTGTTCTTCACCGTGTTTTTTATCGTGGGCTGCCTGGGCGTGGGCCTGGGGCTAGCGCTGATCCTGGACCGCAACCCCAAGGGCGAGGGGCTGTGGCGTACCATCTTCCTGTTTCCCATGAGCCTGTCGTTTATCGTGACGGGCACCATCTGGCGCTGGATGCTGCAACCGCAGGGCGGCGTGAATCAGGCCCCCACGCTGCTGGGCGGTCAGCCCTCCAGCTTCGCGTGGCTGAGCAGCAATGATTCGGTGCTGAAATTTGACTGGAACAATCTGCCGCTGATCACCGCCGCCGTGGTGGGGGCAGTGCTGATCGTGGTGGCCGTGCGTGCCGCCCGCGAGGGCCAGCGCACCCGCACGCTGGTGGCCGCCGCCTGCGCCGCACTGCTGATCCTGTGGGCGGTGTTCATCGGCCCGCGCGTCAGGCTGCTGGCCGCCCCCGAATTGCACGGCTTCAATTTCGCCATGATCGGCATCATCATCGCCGCCGTGTGGCAGATGAGCGGCTACACGATGGCGCTGTATCTGGCCGGACTGCGCGGCATTCCCGAGGAACTGCGTGAGGCCGCCAAGGTGGACGGCGCGCAGGACGCCCAGATGTACCGCTTCGTCATCTTCCCGCTGCTGTCGCCCATTACCCTCAGCGCCATGATTATCCTGGGCCACATCAGCCTCAAGATCTTTGATCTGGTGTACGCGATGGCAGGGCCGGACAATATCGCCGCCAGTGTTCCGGCGCTGAACATGTACCTGACCAGCTTCAGGCAAAACCAGTTCGCGCTGGGCGCAGCGATTGGCACCATTTTGCTGATTCTGGTGGCCTTCGTGATCGTGCCGTATCTGGCGAATCAATTTAAGACTGAGGAAGGACACTCGTGA
- a CDS encoding Lrp/AsnC family transcriptional regulator, protein MRQMGGSLDSLDHRILQELQTDSRLSMRELGRRVGLSAPAVTERVRRLEDAGVILGYGVRVASKPLGRTITAFIGVQDSGRNDPTLVRWATAHDGVLECHSVTGDNSCILKVAVPDVGALETMLGDLIGMGFTCDTSIVLSTPLEGKLLLPPKERAMGRAEP, encoded by the coding sequence ATGCGACAGATGGGCGGCTCTCTCGATTCGCTGGATCACCGGATCTTGCAAGAACTCCAGACCGATTCGCGGCTCTCGATGCGCGAACTGGGCCGCCGGGTGGGACTCTCGGCCCCCGCCGTGACCGAGCGCGTGCGGCGGCTGGAGGACGCGGGCGTGATCCTCGGCTACGGCGTGCGCGTTGCCAGCAAACCGCTGGGGCGTACCATTACCGCGTTTATCGGCGTGCAGGACAGTGGGCGCAACGATCCCACCCTGGTGCGCTGGGCCACGGCGCACGACGGCGTGCTGGAGTGCCACAGCGTCACGGGCGACAACTCCTGCATCCTGAAGGTGGCCGTGCCGGACGTGGGGGCGCTGGAAACCATGCTGGGCGACCTGATCGGCATGGGCTTTACCTGCGATACCAGCATCGTGCTGAGTACGCCGCTGGAAGGAAAATTGCTGCTGCCGCCGAAGGAAAGGGCGATGGGCCGAGCGGAGCCATGA